The Streptomyces nigra genome includes the window CCCCCGCCCGGAGGGCTCCCGCCCCGCCCACGACCTGGTCCCCGGCACCCCCGACCTCGCCGCGTTCCCGCGCGCGGAGTGGCTGCGGGCGGCCCGCCGGGCGTTCCTCGCCGCCCCCAATCAGGCCCTCGGCTACGGCGATCCGCGCGGCCGCGCCGAACTGCGCACCGCGCTCGCCGGCTACCTCGCCCGCGCCCGGGGCGTACGCGCCGACCCCGAGCACATCGTGGTGTGCTCCGGCTTCGTGCACGGCCTGCGGCTGCTCGGCCAGGTCCTGCGGGCACGCGGCGTCCGCACGGTCGCCGTGGAGTCGTACGGTCTCGCACCGCACCGGCGCCAGCTGACGGCGGCCGGCCTCGCCATCCCGGCCCTGCCCTTCGACGAGCGCGGCACGGACCCGGGGGAGCCGCCCGCCGACGCGGGGGCCGTCCTGCTCACCCCCGCCCACCAGTTCCCCATGGGCGTGCCCCTGCACCAGAGCCGCCGCACCCCGGTCGTGGAGTGGGCCCGCCGCACCGGCGGACTCGTCCTGGAGGACGACTACGACGGTGAGTTCCGCTACGACCGCCAGCCCGTCGGCGCCCTCCAGGGCCTGGCCCCCGGCCATGTCGTCTTCCTCGGCACCGCCAGCAAGGCCCTCGCCCCCGGCCTGCGCCTGGCCTGGATGGTGCTGCCGCCCGCGCTGGTAGAGGAGGTGACCGAGGCCAAGGGCGGCTCCGACACCTGCGGCGTGCTCGACCAGCTGACCCTCGCGGAGTTCCTCACCTCAGGCGCCTACGACCGGCACGTCCGCGCGGCCCGTCTGCGCTACCGGCGCCGCAGGGACGCCCTGGTGCGGGCCCTCGCCGAACAAGCCCCCGACATCCCCGTCACCGGCATCGCCGCCGGCCTGCACGCCGTCCTGCGCCTCCCGCCCGGCACCGAGGGCACCGTGGTCCAGGCGGCCGCCTGGCAGGGCCTCGCCCTGCACGGCCTGGGCTTCTACCGCCACGAACAGGCCCTGACCGACCCCCTCGACGCCCTGGTCGTCGGCTACGGCACCCCACCGGACCACGCCTGGGCGGGCACCCTGGAGGCCCTCTGCCGGGTCCTGCCCTGAACCGCGCCCGGCCCGTACGCGCCCTGCCCCTGGATACGCCATCGGCCCGCACGCTCCCCGCCGCCACGCGTACCCGGCCTCGCGCAGAGCACCACCCTCCGGCACCTGCCCCCGGGCGTAGTTCTCCGCCTTCCGCCCCCTCGCACCGCCCGCGCGCTGGATGCTGGACCGGCCCGGCGCCGGGACGCGGCACCGGGAAACGACCTCGGGGGAGGGGTTGTGACCGACACGGCCATGCACGGGGGGAGCCGGGCGGGGACCGCCGACTTCCTGGGGCGGACCGGCGAACTCGCCGCACTGCGCCGCTGCTACGAGGAGGCCGCGAAGGGCCGGCCCCGGCTGGTCGTGGTCGAGGGGCCCGCCGGCATCGGCAAGACCGCCCTCGTACGGCACTTCGTCGACGGCACCGCGCGCGGCGGTGTCCTCACGGCGGCCGGCGAGGCGAACGAGGCGGCCCTGCCGTACGGCGTCCTCGACCAGCTCCTCGGCCGACCCGTGCGCACCGACCCGCTCACCGCCGGGGCCACGCTCCTGGAACCCCTCGGTGAACTGCAGGGCTCGCATCCGGTCGTCCTGGTCGTGGACGACGCGCACTGGGCGGACGCGCCGTCCCAGCACGCCCTCACCTTCGCGCTGCGCCGCCTCGACGCCGACCGGGTGCTGTGCCTGATGGTCGTGCGCGACGTGGACGACCTGGGTCTGCCCGACGGGCTGCGCCGCATCCTCACCGACGACCGAGCCCTGCGACTGCGGCTCGGCGGACTGGGCGTGAGGGACGTCGCCGGGCTCAGCGCCCGCCTCCTCCCCGAGCCGCTGGAGCCGGCCGCCGCGCTCCGGCTGCACCGCCACACCGGCGGCAACCCGCTGCACTGCCGGGCCCTGCTGGAGGAGGTGCCCGCCCGCACGCTCCGGTCCGCCGACGCCGCGCTGCCCGCGCCGCGGTCGTACACCCGCCTCGTACGGGACCGGCTGGCGCGCTGCGACCGGCCCGCCCGCGACCTGGTGCGGGCCGCCGCCGTGCTGGGCACCCCGTGCGCCCTCGCCCGGGCCGCCCGGCTCGCCGGCGTCGGCGACCCGCCTGCCGCGCTGGCCCAGGCCCTGACCCACGGTCTGCTGCGGGAACTGCCCCAGGCCGGCGCCGTCACCGTCGCGTTCCCGCACCCGCTGATCCGCGCGGCCGTGTACGACCGGCTCGGCCCGGTC containing:
- a CDS encoding PLP-dependent aminotransferase family protein, producing the protein MAERWATFGIDLHLDPTGPGLRRGLTDALREAVRTGRLAPGTRLPSSRSLAGDLGIARNTVADAYADLVAEGWLTARQGSGTRVADRPVIPPPGTPVRPRPEGSRPAHDLVPGTPDLAAFPRAEWLRAARRAFLAAPNQALGYGDPRGRAELRTALAGYLARARGVRADPEHIVVCSGFVHGLRLLGQVLRARGVRTVAVESYGLAPHRRQLTAAGLAIPALPFDERGTDPGEPPADAGAVLLTPAHQFPMGVPLHQSRRTPVVEWARRTGGLVLEDDYDGEFRYDRQPVGALQGLAPGHVVFLGTASKALAPGLRLAWMVLPPALVEEVTEAKGGSDTCGVLDQLTLAEFLTSGAYDRHVRAARLRYRRRRDALVRALAEQAPDIPVTGIAAGLHAVLRLPPGTEGTVVQAAAWQGLALHGLGFYRHEQALTDPLDALVVGYGTPPDHAWAGTLEALCRVLP